gaccTAGTGACGAGCCAATCATCACCTGAGAAGAGGGAAACTAAGCCAATGAACTGAGCCGCTAAGCAGCAACCCTGAGGACTGACCAATCAGAAGGACTGAAAGAGAGCATAAAAGGCCGTGTTCAGCTGAGAACATGTCTTCTTGTGGCTTCGAGTCTCTTATAGTGAAGTCCTTCTGTGATTGAAGCCTACCACAGCGAGGTCCTCCCGCCTCTGGGTTAAGAGAAGAGGGCTACTCCCCCTCCTGGTTCTTCCACCTagtctgtttgttttgttctcttttcttttaataaattaccAGTTAATCACTTTTGTGGATAACTGGCCCTCATTTGTTACAGTGTGAAGGTACATGAAGTAGATTAGTGGCTCCCCAGCTTAGGATGGTTAAAACAACTGTTTGTACTTACTGTGATGTTCTTACTCGTGATCTTAATCACTTGTTGCAATGCATACTGCTGTATAGACTAGGTCAATACAATAAGTGAATATGAGACTTTGAAGAAATTACATTAAAGTCTCAAAGGAGCAATTTGTTACCAAATAAGttatatttttatgaataaaTTATTGTTGGCTTTCTAACCTAGCACACTGCTTGTAGAAtttatttcctggtttttggTGACACAATGTCGGTTTAAAAGACAGATGTCTGCTAAGGAGGGCAGGAATCTTCCTGGAATGGAAAGATGACccctccctccaaattattGTAACTTTGAAATTAGGGGGCTTTCAGGTAAAAAtgtaggaaaaggaataacagttctttactggAAAATAGATATAGATATTGTGATAGATAAATGTTATAATATTGGCTTTCTGCAAATGTTAAAGAGTGATGTTAAAGTAGCTTAGTTATTGTAATAGATACATATTATAATAGTGGCTTTCTACAAATTGATGCTATATGTAAAAGTAGCTTTGTTACAAATAGATGCTATATGTATAATATTAAAGTAGCTTTGTTATAAAGATGTAGTTTTGTAACAATAACtaatgcctttatttctgtcGTTAACTAAACTTAGACATAATAGTGAAATAGCTAATATAGTTATGCTTGTTGGTAATTGAACTGTCTGCTTGGTTGGATAACATCCAACCAACGTGTGTCAAAGACCCCTGCTACTGACACGCCAACTATCAGCAACTACCGCAGAAACCATAGACCAAAGCCCACTCTGAGGATGATAATAAAAACTGACTAAAAGCACAACCACGAAATGCGCATGCTCTAAAAGGGCGGACCCAAGGAAGAGCCATGCCAAACGTCCTGGAACATGTGAACTAGTTtaaggaaaagtttgaatatgcatgATTGATTATGAATATGCACTAGGCTGATGCAATAGGACAGGTATGTAAAGGGTGTCTCCGAAATAACAGCTGTGCTCTTGGCTGAGTGCCAAGGCACCCGGAGCCgtgaattttgctttattatctTGTCCCTTATAGTCctttattaaacttttaaatcctAACAgaagagtgaacctcgtttttcacagaTATGTAAGAGAACAGAACAAACACCACCCCAGTAACAGAAGTTTCGCGCCTGCTACGCGCCGTGTTTGCCCTacggccggcagggggcgcaGCCGGCTCTAGCGAGGCAGAGAGATGCCGGGATCCCCTCAGCCGGCGccgggagggaaggaaggaactTGCTCCTTTTGCAAACTCAGGGTTCGATCTCAGCACTAacaaggagcagctggcagaagcagggaaagcaggcagATTCGATCGTGGTGCCGAATTGTAGCGTAGCAAAGTCCTGGAGCCCAATGCACAACTCCTGCAGCACCACGCTACCGCTCTCCTCAATCCCCTGAAACAgcagaaagggaggaaggatCCACTCCCCCAGCGAAGTCTCACGCAGAGCCCAAAACTTCTCACACAATATCCCCAGCCTCCCAAGCTGTGAGGGGGAGAGCCCACGCCCCGATTCAAAAttcccaaaacccaaaacaattcCATTGGTATGCCAGAGTTATCAGCCACTTCCCTTTGTGTCTTAATCACTGTCTATTCACTGAGAAAGCTGCCCCCTCGCCCTTCCAGCATCTCCCCGGTAAGACTGGGAAGAAATTCACTGAAACCTAAACCCACCCcccacaagaaagatggaggCGAGGCCATACGTCTCCCGTGACTACAGCAGTCTCTGAACCACTCAGCTGGAGTACCACTGGTAACTGTCTCACAGTACTGAGCCTGCACATTTTCTCTCCACAATTTCCACTTCCCGGTAAAAATAGTTAATGTTAGGGACCGAGTCCGGTGAGCTGGCCAGATAAACGACATATACACCGATACGATTAAGCatcgttctccctttattgttcaACTATGCAAGCTcatatctacttttgcaaagattcatgcccagtccctctagacagccTCTAATCAGCAGGGGAGCCAGCCAGTGTATACCttgccaaggactctcagggctgcctgcagccaggtgctttccaggcctgcctgAAGCCAGGGGCCTGTTCGGGGGCTTTTCCTCAGgaaccctgggttgtccaatctttccaggggtatcatatgcccttGTTCCATAAGGAATTCTTCTACAAGTTAACTTTGAAAACGGTATTTAAACATTATCTTGTGTTATGTTTATGCTCATATATTGATGGCATCCAATCATAGTCACAATGGAAGAGCACACACACATCAATGACAAccatgaaaaaaccccacagataaATACTCTACCAAAAAAAATGATAACGAGCACTTAATCTCAGGAAACCCACATTTGAGGAATACCAAGTTGCAGCCCTCATTGTAACCCACATGCATGCAACATGACCCACTTCAAGGCAAGCTGAATTAGCATGGGATTTTCAGAAAGCGAGGAATGATTGTCTTCTAAATGCTGAGCAACCCTTGCTTAAAACATCACTTGAGCTTGACTTCTAAAGGTCCCTTGGCCAAGAAGCCTGAGATTACTTTTTAAAGGTCCCTTTACCAAGaagctcagctgcagaaaatCCTGCTGTGTCAGAACCCCGGGCAGAATTTGTCAGAGGAATTTGGGCTGTCTGGCTGCTTTCCCAGGTACAACCAAATGGCTGCCATTCCCATTTCTCACTGAAAGGAATAGTAGGAATTTGGCTTCACAAACAGACATGTAGAGATAAGGCCAGAGACAGAGACAAGACAGTAACAGGAGGAACCATTCAGAAGAATGTTACTAATTGAcactgtcaggaaaattaatccacaaacaccagaggtttatgtccaaaaaggagacagagaagtcctgttactttattcaaataaagggagaggccatggggcattccCCTGGGGTCTCTCAACTTGTTAGaggatgcagcctcctttcTATCCTAGTTTCCCAGccacatttccctctctttccccattggatgaggtacttgagaggtacagacttcctgAATCACGTAATACAGACCCCCTTCTAATGTATACacaccctttttcttttcctatggaatttaAGGTTcttcccattgcttctttcatctctcagtaTCTATCTTTACCTATCAGCAAacccacagtttgtttgtaaagacaaatctaTCTCATTCCTTTCAACACTGAATGTTGCTCCACCAAGGCCTTGTTAAATTCCTGAACCTAGAGTAGAAGAACAAAGATACAAAGGGGGTTGTGTGCACATTAGAAGGGAACATGTAGTGAGTGAATCATGAGTGTACTGTACCTTCCAAGtatctcagccaatggggaaagggagagggtgATGTGGCCAGGAAATTAGGATAGAAGGGAGGATGTGGTTTCCAACAATTTGAGAGAGGCCAGGggaatgccccatggcctctctCTTTATTTGAGTAAagttacaggactcctctgtctccttttggACATAAACTTCTGGCATCATGAATTTATCCGCACATTTTCTAGCACCTTCTTTTACCCATCGCTGGCCAGCCTGGAAGTGTGGAAAACAGACTTGGGAACATTTCCACATTCCTTTCCCTGGTCCTTGGAAAAACCTCTTTCTCCAGGAGAGCAAAGAAGAACTGATATCCAGTGCCCAGTTCCTTCACCCATCCCTTTCAACATCTTCTCTTCCAGCAACCACAGTCTGTGCCTCCTGCTGGGCAACCCTCACAGAGTGATTTCATCCTGGCATGACTTCGGATATGGTAGTTGTAGTAACTTGATACCAGAGATGGGGTTGCTGGATACCAAAAGACTATTTGAAAGtccaaagaggaaaaacacagtgctggtgaGTTACTATTTTAATGGAAGACTCACTGAAGGTGTTTTCCCTTCAGTGAGTGGATTTGGGATCTCTCCAACTAGTGAATTAAAGAACTTAAATCCAACAGCAAAATTCTGTTAGATTTAGAATTCCTTTATTACAGCACTGGAGACATGCTGGGAATTTTTTGCCATGAGCATGTCCCACCAGACACAGTTCCTTGGGgtttaaagaaattttaagaCTTAGGATTTCCATTCTAGCCCCTCCCAGAGTCTGCCCAGCCTATTATATCAAAGGTGTCCTCTCCAATGTTGTCTTGGTGTGGAGCAAGGCTGCAATATAGTGTCCTTTTCCTGTTATTATTTTGATTAGGGAGCTTTGTTGCTTCATCAGAGGGTCTTCATTATTGTCTTAATCTCTGGATGACACTTTCATgttcacagctcccagcacgTGTGTAATTCACTTCTGATGACCTCTAGTTTTTTATCTTACTGTACTAAGTCACTACTAAGACAGTACATTTACCTTTAGTTAAAGATAACCCATAACTCCTCTTAACTAAACAATTCTCTATTGAATTTGCTTCTGTAGCTAAAGAATCCTCTATTCATTAAGTTTTCTGAGGTGTGTTGTTCCCTGATGTTATTTCCTGCAGGTTCAAGTTCAGCTGTTTATTATCTTGGGTTTTTAATCTTGTTCTGCTGACACTAAGTTAAACACAAATTTAAGTAAAAACAAActacaaaaacccccacaaattCTTTAGCTAACTAGGACATGACTCCTTACAAAGTTCAGGGGACTTCAAGATTCTTGGCTAAATGAGATATAATTCCTTTTCACTAGAGGGTCCTGTGCGCTTACCACAGGTAGTGCTCTGCGCTGAGACTGTCAGAGGAGCCTTTGCAAATGCATTGGAAGCACATCTCTGAAACACCTCGTGTCATgacacacagagctggagggGAACTTTCGCAGATCAAGGCCTtaaaaccaattattttttatgatttttttccccccaaatacCAGTCTTGGTCTGGTTCTGTTGGTCTTAGCCCATCCACAGCACAGATCCTTCTTCCTGATTGCTTGTGAGATATCGAAGAACATCCCGGGACATGTCCCCTACTCACCGGCTGGTGTGGCTTGAGCCCTGCTGGCCCTCACAGGCTCACCTGTGCTCGCTCCAGGTGCCACATCAGGGACACACAGGGTCTGGCCCTGGTCCAGGCTGGTGGCTGGCACTTGGCCTGTCTCACTCAGGtctccccagctgctggcacccgGGCACATGGGACCCCTGGTTCTGGCCCAGCTGCTGACATCAGGGCCCCCTACACACATGCACACCAGTTGGGGTGTCCCTCACCCCGGAGAAGAGTTAGAAATGGAGTTTAATGAGAAGACAGGACAGACTGTGGTGACAGGGCACTGGGCCAGCCCAGACAAGTGTACTGACCAGCCTCCTGCAAAAATGAAACCAgacccttttatttttttatccatCCATTTTCCTAGGCTTTTTATTCCCAGATGCCCTtgattcctccttttcccacctttGTCTCCTTCTCTAAGAAGCCCATAACAGCCCAGTTCAGTCTCCAAATGCACTTCATTTGCATGGCACCACGTGTCCATAGCCCTCAGGCAGTGATGTCCTGAGTTCAGAAGGTGCTCCACTGATGGACTCATCTGGATGGGTTTCCCACACAGACCTTAGGACTAAGGATctcctgggacacccctgggagGAGCCTGGGCAAGCTGCCGCTTCCTCTGAGTCCTTAGTGTGGGCTCCTGAGCAGGCATGGGCCCCTGTGCTCCTTTGGACTTGTGGAGCTGGCTGGTGCCCGTCCTtccactgctgggctggggagcagctaGGCTGGGGTGTCACCTGGACTCCCTCACGTGCCATTGCCTCCCCATCCTGCTTCATGGGAGAGCAGCCAAGCTCCTTGATGGATAACCCAGCAGGTCCACTCTTCAACTCACTTTGGAAGCTGCTGTTCAGGTTCTGTGTTTCCTCCAGAAACAAAGGCCTCCAACTTTTTCTCAATCCCAGGTTTCCATTCCACCTTTTGCGTAGTGTGGATCCTGGTGTCTGCTTCTGCAAGAGACCCAGCAGAGTGGTGTGGTAATCACAGCAGAGCTCTAGACTACGTGGCAGAGAGAAGTGATGAGTAGACAAGAGAGTTCCCAGTTACAGCATGGGACCACCAGGAGCTTGCAGGGAAAACATGGGATGTCAGAGCAAAGTGTCTAGGGGGAGGGATTCCCAGCTGTGACCACTTACTGGTTCTGTCTGTGGATGCCAGCAGCCCTCCAAAGCAGCTTTGTGTCTGCACCaggaggagggcagggcagaCCCTTCCCAGTGGGGAAACTTCTGTGTGAGGCTGCTCTTGACAGCACCCaagctctgcagggctccctGCCCTTGTCCAGAAGGGACATCTCATCTGCCCTCCTGGACATTTCCCGTGCCTCTTTCATGCCTTTGTAGCTAAATAACTTTGACTAACTTTTCTCCCGCACCCTCCAGGCCAGTGGTGCAAAACATTAAGCAGTTTTTCCTGATCGTTGCTGGAGGTTAAATGGGGCACATGTTGTGTCATCTACCCGGTGCAGCTGTCCCATGCAGCAAAGACATGGCAGGAGAAACAGAGACCCCTAATGGAGGATGTGAATAATCACTAGAAGCCTTGGGGGTTTGTGTTACCTCGTTTTGGTAAGTGATGTGCTGCTCTTTCGGTGTGTGCAGGCTCTCAGAGGCTCTCTCACCTAGGTCTTGCTGTGAGCCTGTCTCCTTTGCAGGAGTTGTGGGTGTGCGGTGTGTCTTCTGCCTGGGAGAAAACCACAGCATCAATTAGTCCCATGATGCTTATTATACCCCTTGTCATTTAGAGTGAATTGTGCTATTTTAAAGACGCTGTTACGAGCTGGATGAGTTTCCTGAATGGATATATAAAAATGccaagaagaaggagaaaggcaaATTGCAAGGTGAACAGAGGCAAGCCACATCATTTGCAAGAAAATGGAAACTATTCTTACTTGTTCCTTCTGCTGTTATTCAGTCGCACGCCACAATATATCAAGACTGATAAGAGCAACACTGCTGTTAATATCGATGTGATGATGACTGTGCTCTTCTGAACATCTACAAAAAGAAACCAGTAAGTTCACACAGAACATAATGTGTTTCTGGTGTCCTCTTCCAGGGGCTGGGACTGAGAGTGCAACATTCAGCATTTTGTGCCCATTTATTCTttgaaggagagaaaggagcacTGTAACAATATAACTCTACCAAAGGTCCTCTACTGAAGGATTATTTTAcgtttttaaataaatatggatAATGTCTCACACTTCCCTGGTATCAGGGCTATCAAACCCCAGAATTTTTACTCTTGATCTATTTGCGTTTCTCTTTCTGTTGAAAGAAGTTTTATCACAAGAGAAGTGTCCCATCCTTCCTGACACATATCTTCCAGCAAGATAATCTATGAGAAATGTTTTTCCCCAGCATTTGTcagccaggagcctgctctgcTGGTACCCTCCCGCTGTGGGTACTGGTGCTCTAAATAAATCATTAAGTAGAAATGTAGACATACAGAGCCATATATGCATGTGTATGCACAAATATACGTAGTTATCCCATATAACACATGCACCACACACATACAAAGGTACTACAGGGAAGAGTCTTCTGGAGGGTTTCAAATCCTGAAATCTTCATCTAGCATGAGATCTGGCCTTACAGAAAGTTGTCTATCAAGACCTACATAAGTACAAGCGGCCCTCCCATAATTGCACATCCTTCCCTAAGCATACCCCACTACACATTACACATCTCCACAAAACTACAGCCTaccttcccctcctttttccagGTGAAGtgccttcattttccttccttgtggGTGGTCAAGGAGGCAGAACAAGACATGGGGGTGCTTGGCAGAGAAGGTAACTCTGCTTGCCACTGTTACTGTTCCGTTTGTGTTTTGGATGTGGTGTACTTCAGGTGCCTCCTCCAGGCCTCTGTCATGCAGCCAGGTGATGTTGGGGGCAGGCTTTCCTGTTGCTGAGCACACTGCAGTGAGGAGACCCTCAGTGGGCAGGAGGGAATGGAATTCCACTGTGAGCTCAGAAATTGCTGGCAGCAAAATGAGAAGGTGCTTTTTACACTCTGTGGTGAGTTTACAGTCAAAGCTGAGTGGGTTTATCTCTCTGTACAACGTTTTTATCCAAAAGCATCTGCTGGCTTATTTGCCTTCACTTCCCCTGAGGAAAGTGTTGCCTAGAAAATAGAACTGATCTTCCCAAACAATGTTAGAGTGaatataaaagcaaatttttactTGAAAGCTTTCAGGTACACAATATGGCAAAAACCACATGTTGAACAGTAGTTCTACAATTTTTATAAGGATAATTGATTAGTATACCTGTCATTTATTGTCTATAACTAAAAGGTTAGTTGGTTAGGTAATAATTCCAGTGTGGCAGTCTGAACACTATCCACCaaggagatgctgctgtgtgGAAAATCTCCATGTGGTGGATAGGATAATGACATCCCCACCTCCTGACTACATCAGACCCGACCCGAGTGCCAGAAAGAGAGAAGATGTTAGTGCAAAACTTACTTTGGATGTTGAGGCGTATGTCTTTGCTGATGGAGCCATGACGGAACacactgaaaatgcatttgtaaTAGGACTCATCTTCAAGTGTGAGATTTTGGAGGGTGATAGCTGAGGCCTTTGGGGTTGCTCTAGTGAAACGCACCTTCTTCTGAAATGACCCTATCAGCCTCAGCCCGTGTACTGGGCTGTAGGTGGCCATATTCTGGAAGGAAGTGCCATTTCTCTTTTGCCAGGTCACTTGCAAAACATCCATCCAGAGCGAGAAGTTGCAATAGAAATTTGCCTCTCCCCCGAGGGCTGCTACGATGATGGTATCAGATTGGATGGGTTCCTTCAAAGCTAGGAACAaa
This Corvus moneduloides isolate bCorMon1 chromosome 2, bCorMon1.pri, whole genome shotgun sequence DNA region includes the following protein-coding sequences:
- the LOC116436750 gene encoding uncharacterized protein LOC116436750, with the protein product MIFRLLFWAEICLLLLWGGCQRVEPAVALKEPIQSDTIIVAALGGEANFYCNFSLWMDVLQVTWQKRNGTSFQNMATYSPVHGLRLIGSFQKKVRFTRATPKASAITLQNLTLEDESYYKCIFSVFRHGSISKDIRLNIQNVQKSTVIITSILTAVLLLSVLIYCGVRLNNSRRNKQKTHRTPTTPAKETGSQQDLGERASESLHTPKEQHITYQNEGIEESGSVVLQELCIGLQDFATLQFGTTIESACFPCFCQLLLVSAEIEP